In one Drosophila albomicans strain 15112-1751.03 chromosome X, ASM965048v2, whole genome shotgun sequence genomic region, the following are encoded:
- the LOC117577982 gene encoding kelch domain-containing protein 4: MGKKDKNKKKGKGAEKTAMKTDKKLAAKQKKMLEKLGESDIADIVKTLEAEEGRIKAITEEICAPPTPRANFSLVAHPEKEELIMFGGELYNGAKVSVFNDLYIYNIARNEWKQLKSPSGPTPRSGHQMVAVATDGGQLWLFGGEHASPSQLQFYHYKDLWTLSLKSRQWTKIAAPNGPSARSGHRMVAAKKRLFIFGGFHDNNQSYHYYNDVHCFSLETYQWLPIQIVGAVAPAVRSGCCMAASSDGKIYVWGGYARTSMKKDLDRGITHTDMFSLELDKSGGDKYKWNTVKAGGYRPKPRNSVGCTVAPNGKAYCFGGVMDVNEDDENVLGQFGEELLAFDLSSQSWRLLDVTPKAKPSSKKQLNDVEMDNDNAAEPAKSVTTTTDGIFTVTVGGPGASQASTPYVSSIPSLFPNARRTDAPAPRMNPGLCVCKGNLYLFGGLYEEDEKQHTLNDFYSLDLHKLEQWKVIISSKQKAHDWIDDSESSSSDEDCSDDDDDDDDDDSSGMDTD, encoded by the exons ATGGGCAAAAAggataaaaataagaaaaaaggCAAAGGCGCCGAGAAGACAGCAATGAAAACCGACAAAAAACTGGCggccaaacaaaagaaaatgctgGAAAAGCTTGGTGAA TCTGATATAGCGGATATTGTAAAGACTCTGGAGGCTGAAGAGGGACGCATTAAGGCTATAACCGAGGAAATATGCGCTCCCCCAACGCCACGTGCCAATTTCTCACTTGTGGCGCATCCCGAAAAAGAGGAACTGATTATGTTTGGTGGCGAACTTTACAATGGCGCTAAAGTCAGCGTGTTCAACGATCTCTACATCTATAATATAGCACGTAACGAGTGGAAACAGCTGAAATCACCATCAGGACCTACGCCACGCAGTGGCCATCAaatggttgctgttgccaccgATGGCGGTCAATTGTGG ttgtttgGCGGTGAACACGCGAGTCCCTCACAGTTGCAGTTCTATCACTACAAGGATCTGTGGACACTCAGCCTGAAGTCGCGTCAATGGACCAAAATCGCAGCACCAAATGGACCAAGTGCCCGAAGTGGACATCGCATGGTGGCTGCCAAGAAGCGTCTGTTCATCTTTGGTGGCTTTCATGACAACAATCAATCATATCACTACTACAACGATGTGCATTGCTTCTCCCTGGAGACGTATCAATGGCTCCCAATACAAATTGTTGGCGCTGTGGCTCCAGCTGTGCGTTCCGGCTGCTGCATGGCAGCATCCTCTGATGGGAAGATCTATGTGTGGGGCGGATATGCGCGCACATCGATGAAAAAGGATCTGGATCGTGGCATAACACATACCGATATGTTCTCCCTGGAGCTGGACA AATCTGGCGGGGATAAGTACAAGTGGAACACGGTGAAGGCTGGCGGATATCGACCCAAGCCCAGAAATAGCGTCGGATGCACTGTGGCGCCCAATGGCAAAGCTTATTGCTTTGGCGGTGTCATGGACGTCAACGAGGACGATGAGAATGTGCTGGGCCAGTTTGGCGAGGAGCTGCTGGCCTTCGATTTAAGCTCACAGTCCTGGCGACTGCTCGACGTCACTCCGAAGGCAAAACCAAGTTCCAAGAAGCAGTTGAATGATGTGGAAATGGACAATGACAATGCGGCGGAGCCGGCAAAGAGCGTTACGACCACAACAGATGGCATATTTACGGTGACAGTTGGCGGACCTGGAGCCAGTCAAGCATCGACGCCCTATGTCTCAAGCATACCGAGTCTGTTTCCCAATGCGAGACGCACAGATGCTCCAGCACCTCGTATGAATCCTGGACTCTGTGTGTGCAAGggcaatttgtatttgtttggcGGTCTGTACGAGGAGGATGAGAAGCAGCATACGCTTAATGATTTCTACTCGCTGGATCTGCACAAATTGGAGCAATGGAAGGTgatcatcagcagcaagcagaaggCGCACGATTGGATCGATGACAGCGAAAGCAGCAGCTCCGATGAAGACTGctccgatgatgatgatgacgatgacgatgatgacagCTCGGGCATGGACACTGATTAA
- the LOC117563859 gene encoding mitochondrial potassium channel ATP-binding subunit yields the protein MLRLLLANCSRSDLLSRRLQNANRLLRQHQHTLLRPKAAPSTATPPSSAARALQTTRALLLGGATLAGGVAVRSWWATAHCEAAAGSGGNRLAGVIQHTLQQEEQHFDWRRFWSYLEPHTWELIGAICAALIVAFINIRIPNLLGDLVNTLARYANTYVMDPIHNSFVKDVSKPASNLLSLYMLQSGFTFVYIYLLSRIGEQMAAKMRQDLFKQIVLQDISFFDENRTGELVNRLTADVQDFKTSFKQFVAHGLRSAAQLIGGSISLFMISPHMAAIALAGVPCVVMFMTYLGKKLRTLSKNSQAQAERATGVCEEALSNIRTVRSSACEYRELQLFEQETNEAARLAQELGHGIAIFQGLTNFFLNTLVLSTLFMGGHLMSTESLTPGALMAFLVASQGVQRSLAQGSVLLGTMIRGMSAGSRVFEFLAMQPKVELLRGYVIPPERLHGEIRFENVSFAYPMRPEQLVLKDFSLTLRPGQTVALVGASGSGKSTIAALLERFYEPTAGNIKIDGYKLADISPYWLRANVLGFIEQQPVLFGTSILENVRYGKPTASPDDVYAASKLAQSHDFVTALPDGYDTNVGERGTQLSGGQRQRIAIARALVKNPRVLILDEATSALDATSEAEVQKALDTAVQNRTTLVIAHRLSTIRNADLIVVLDQGRVVETGKHDELMAKRGLYFELVRQQERREIQDQVQAAEEVLSTATTVTATATPSTKTTTTPPATTTTTTTTTTLPQG from the exons ATGCTGCGCCTACTACTCGCCAACTGCAGTCGCAGCGACTTGCTCAG CCGCCGCCTGCAGAACGCCAATCGCCTCTTGCGACAGCATCAACACACGCTGCTGCGACCCAAGGCAGCGCcgtcgactgcgacgccgCCGTCGAGTGCAGCGCGCGCATTGCAAACGACGCGCGCCCTGCTCCTAGGAGGCGCCACTCTCGCCGGGGGCGTGGCCGTGCGCAGCTGGTGGGCGACAGCACACTGCGAGGCAGCAGCGGGCTCGGGGGGAAATCGCCTCGCGGGCGTCATTCAGCATACGCTGCAGCAGGAGGAACAGCACTTCGACTGGCGACGCTTCTGGTCCTATTTGGAGCCACACACCTGGGAGCTGATTGGTGCCATCTGT GCGGCGCTGATCGTGGCGTTCATCAACATACGCATACCCAATCTGCTGGGGGATCTGGTCAACACGCTGGCCCGGTATGCCAACACCTATGTGATGGACCCCATTCACAACTCGTTTGTGAAGGACGTGAGCAAGCCGGCAAGCAATCTGCTCAGTTTATACATGCTGCAATCGGGCTTCACCTTTGTGTACATCTATCTGCTGAGTCGCATTGGCGAACAGATGGCGGCGAAGATGCGACAGGATCTCTTCAAGCAGATCGTGCTCCAGGACATTTCGTTCTTCGACGAGAATCGCACCGGTGAACTCGTGAATCGCCTCACAGCGGATGTGCAGGACTTCAAGACCTCATTCAAGCAATTCGTGGCGCACGGATTGCGCAGCGCAGCACAACTGATCGGTGGCAGCATCTCGCTCTTCATGATCTCGCCCCACATGGCGGCGATTGCGTTGGCCGGCGTTCCTTGCGTCGTCATGTTCATGACGTACCTGGGCAAAAAGCTGCGAACCCTAAGCAAAAACTCCCAAGCGCAG GCGGAACGCGCCACGGGAGTTTGCGAGGAGGCGCTGTCCAACATTCGCACCGTGCGCAGCAGCGCCTGCGAATATCGGGAGCTGCAGCTGTTCGAGCAGGAGACGAACGAGGCGGCACGATTGGCCCAGGAGCTGGGCCATGGCATTGCCATCTTTCAGGGTCTGACCAACTTTTTCCTCAACACACTGGTGCTCTCCACGCTCTTCATGGGCGGCCACCTCATGTCCACCGAGAGCCTCACGCCGGGCGCCCTAATGGCATTCCTCGTCGCCTCGCAGGGCGTTCAACGCTCCTTGGCCCAGGGATCGGTGTTGTTGGGCACCATGATTCGTGGCATGAGCGCCGGGAGTCGCGTCTTTGAGTTCCTCGCCATGCAACCGAAGGTGGAGCTACTCCGTGGCTATGTCATACCCCCGGAGCGACTCCATGGCGAAATACGCTTCGAGAACGTCTCGTTTGCCTACCCGATGCGACCAGAGCAG CTCGTGCTGAAGGACTTCAGCTTGACGCTGCGACCGGGACAAACGGTGGCTTTGGTCGGCGCCAGCGGATCAGGGAAATCAACGATAGCTGCGCTGCTGGAACGCTTTTACGAACCCACCGCGGGCAACATCAAGATCGATGGCTACAAGCTCGCCGACATCTCGCCGTATTGGCTGCGCGCCAACGTGCTCGGTTTCATTGAACAGCAGCCGGTGCTGTTTGGCACCAGCATACTGGAGAATGTGCGCTATGGCAAACCGACGGCGAGTCCCGACGATGTTTACGCCGCCTCGAAGTTGGCGCAATCGCATGACTTTGTGACCGCCCTGCCCGATGGCTATGACACCAATGTGGGTGAGCGGGGCACACAGCTGAGCGGGGGGCAGCGACAGCGCATTGCGATCGCTCGGGCGCTGGTGAAGAATCCGCGTGTGCTGATCCTCGATGAGGCGACGAGTGCGTTGGACGCCACCAGCGAGGCGGAGGTGCAAAAGGCCCTCGACACTGCCGTGCAGAATCGCACCACATTGGTGATTGCCCATCGACTGTCCACCATCCGCAATGCCGATCTGATTGTCGTCCTCGATCAAGGACGCGTCGTCGAG ACCGGCAAGCATGACGAGCTTATGGCCAAGCGTGGCCTGTACTTTGAGCTAGTGCGTCAGCAGGAGCGACGCGAGATCCAGGATCAAGTGCAGGCGGCCGAAGAGGTGTTGTCAACTGCCACGAcggtgactgcgactgcaacgccgtcgacaaaaacaacaacaacgccgccagcaacgacgacgacaacaacaacaacaactacgctGCCGCaaggttaa